In Elusimicrobiota bacterium, the genomic window TTGACCCACTTGTAACATTGAATATTAACCTGGATTTATTGCTAATATCCCGTCGCTAGTGGTTTACATATCTCCGGGTTAATTTTCAATATCAAGACGGGTTAATCTTCGAGGTTATTTTGCAATACACCAATAAAGCTTTTTTCGTACCTCAACTGGGAACTTCTTGATATGTTTCTCTATAGAAAGCGGGATAACGACTTCTTTAATCATTTTTAATCGCTTTTGCTAATGCTTTACCGTTTCGGTAACTTTTAATATGTCCCTTTTTAATTTCAGATTCGGATTTAGCCGCCATCTTCTGCCATTTGCGGGTAAAAAAGTATTGTTGGTCTTTACGTTTAACCTCTATCGGTGAGTTTTAACATTGAAAAGTGACCCACTTCTAACATCGAAAAATGACCCAGTCCTCCCTTTTAATTTACTGACGATTGTATTATACATCCCTCCGGGTCAATATTCAAGGTTAAGATGGGTCATTTATCGAAGTTATTTTACAGTCTGGCGGAAAGGGTTTGTCTTGTTTTGTAGAGTTTTCAGAAGATCGTCGCTAATACGGCTTCTTTATTTGCGCTACAATCGATTGTTTTCACCCGGGTAAGGGGTTTGTATCCCCTGTTTGAGTCTTGTCCCGGTTACATCGGGAAATGTGCAATTTTACCCAATATTACGGATGGTTCAAGATGTTGTGCATGCCAATCCTGCGGAAACAAAGTGTGTCGTCTATGATCTCAAACGTAAACCGGTAGTTCATCGTTACGCTGCCTTCCCATATACGGTCCGTGCCCTGTATTTTTTTTGTGCGTAAAGACGGGTGGTGGAAGTTCGTTAACAATAACGATAGTTGTTTGTCAAACAGTTTTTGTATCTGCGCTGGTAAACGGTTGTAGTCTTTGACAAACGGTTTGGTAAAAGTTGTTTTCACTGTTTGTTTTTCTTCAACGCTTTAATTGCGTCTTTCGCGGTGGTAAACGGGCCGATCACTTCTTTATTAGTAATAGCTTTCTCTGCGTCCCTTTCGCTTTCCTGCCATTCTTTGCTCCAGAACCATGATTGGGATGGATCAATTGTTTTTAACGGTTTTATTATTATCTCACCGTTCTCGGAGATTGAGATGTCTACCGGGTCGCCTACTTCTACGTGTACTTTCTTCCGGATGTCTTCCGGTATGGTCACCTGGTGGTGTGTGCGTACTAATGCGCGGCTCATATATTACCGCTCCTTTCTTAATTTCGTACTGTCTTAATATAAGAATATCTTAAATCACATATTTTGTCAAGTAAATAGTTGTAGAATAACTTTGTTATTTTGTAGCTCTGGCAGTACGCACATAATCCTGGCGCATCGTCTTGAGCATACTGGCCCGCGCGTACCGCGACAACCCCGCGCCCGCTGAACGCAGATACGAACAGCGGCATCGGTAAGTGCCGCAGAACATCTCGTCGTAATTTATTGACCGTAACCCCGAGATTGGCAGCCACCCGAGTTTTACGCCGAACAACAACATCAGTAGTAACGCCAGCCAAAACGTGGGAATTAAGAACCTGATAAAAACAAACACCGCCTACGACAATATAAAAGCGATGGATTGTAGAAGTGAACTAACTCAACTTCGTTTCCTATTTGAGGTATGGCGCCGGCGGAATGATTTGATGGAGTTTACGTATATCGTACATAACGATAGCATCGTTTTTGCCGTAGAATCCTATATCGTCAAACGTTATTGTTTTCCCGTTAGCGAGCTCGTTCGCGAGGCCGTAGTCGTTTATCAATTGTTGCCCTTTTGCATACACTTTCTCAAAATCTTCGCCAAAAAGGTTGGTTTCGAGAAACCGGTACCTCGGCTGTTCTGTTTCGTCGGTAACCGGTACGCGCCAGCCAACAATTGAATGGCCGGTTTCGTAAGACAACAACAAGATAGGGTCGATTTCTATACTTTCAAGCAAGCTTGCAAACAGTACCGAGAGCTCAATACAATTTCCTTTGTTTTTCAGCGTTTCCGCCGGCAGTTTTACGCGTTGCGACGCGCCAAATGATACCGGCTGGTTAATATATTTTACGCCGTAATCGGTTTTTAGCGTGTCGTACAACAACTTTACCTGTGCGCGAAAATCTGTTTCTCGGCCGTCCATGCTCCGCCCGTCAACATTCGGCGGTTTGCTGAACAGCTGCGGGGATTGATATCCTATGATTTTAACAACAGGCGATTGTTTGCTCCCACGGTCACTGGCTTTATTAACAACTTCGGTGAGCACACGGTCGTTATATGTCACCCAGCCGGCGATAGTGTTCATCACGTCAAACGTTTTGTCGTTAGCGTCTACAACGCTTGTAGTATACTGGTCATAGGGCAATAAGCTCACGCTAAAATTGTTTTTCAATACAGGTTTTGTTTTACCGTTATCACGCGTTTTTTCAATTTCAACATACAACGTCGCCATCGCGGGCGTTGCAGCATTGATGTTTTGTGTGTTGTCAACGATGTTTACCGGCACAATATCGGCGTGGGACGTGGTTTTGCCTGCAACTACAACATCGTGTGTTTCAACAGGATTTGTTGTGCCAAAGCGGTAGTTTATTCGGTATTTTTGTTCGTAGTCGTTGGGGTTGTTGATTTTGACATTTACAACTGAAATTCCGGTTTTTGTAAACAAGTGGTATATCGCTAACGGCACTTCTTTTATCGCTTTGACTTCGCATACCGGCGGTAACGACGTATCGTCTTTTCCCAGCGCAACGTCTACAATACCGTAATTGGTATCTTCAACTTTATTGTTCTTCGTCACCCGGTTCGTTTCGGGTGGTTTTTTAAACGTATAAATTATACTTACGCGATGGCTGAGCCCGAACTCGTCATGATTTAACACCGCATAGTCAACGCTGTAATTACCTACCCTCAACCCTAACCCTGCAGTTAGCATACCATTATCGTACCCGCCACGCAGCGCTAATGTATTTATCAACCTCGATTCTATTCCCGCATGAAATCTCAGCTGGTCGTTCACTGTTTCAATATCACCTGTGAGCAACAACTTTTCAGGTATAATTTTTGCCGCCGCTCCCAGCTTTGCGATAATAGGTACAGGGTACCCGCCGGAATGTATCAAGTTTTGGATGTTAGCACCAACCGTAACATTTTTTACCGGTACAACCAACACCCCAAGGTCGACACCTAGCCAGGTAGAGTTATAGTCGTCAAACATTTTGTTTACCATCTTCACACCGAGCCCTA contains:
- a CDS encoding AbrB/MazE/SpoVT family DNA-binding domain-containing protein, encoding MSRALVRTHHQVTIPEDIRKKVHVEVGDPVDISISENGEIIIKPLKTIDPSQSWFWSKEWQESERDAEKAITNKEVIGPFTTAKDAIKALKKNKQ
- a CDS encoding PorV/PorQ family protein; this encodes MKNLLITLFTLSMFVQVLPASNEKGGMPGYFLNLGGGSRSLGMGRAYTGLTDDISAIYWNPAGLMQLNNLAMELSHVSLYENTRYNTAGFANKASDIWTYGVGIAQLYTDGIIKRDDNNTPGNETNDINTALIVANSLKLTKHIGVGLGVKMVNKMFDDYNSTWLGVDLGVLVVPVKNVTVGANIQNLIHSGGYPVPIIAKLGAAAKIIPEKLLLTGDIETVNDQLRFHAGIESRLINTLALRGGYDNGMLTAGLGLRVGNYSVDYAVLNHDEFGLSHRVSIIYTFKKPPETNRVTKNNKVEDTNYGIVDVALGKDDTSLPPVCEVKAIKEVPLAIYHLFTKTGISVVNVKINNPNDYEQKYRINYRFGTTNPVETHDVVVAGKTTSHADIVPVNIVDNTQNINAATPAMATLYVEIEKTRDNGKTKPVLKNNFSVSLLPYDQYTTSVVDANDKTFDVMNTIAGWVTYNDRVLTEVVNKASDRGSKQSPVVKIIGYQSPQLFSKPPNVDGRSMDGRETDFRAQVKLLYDTLKTDYGVKYINQPVSFGASQRVKLPAETLKNKGNCIELSVLFASLLESIEIDPILLLSYETGHSIVGWRVPVTDETEQPRYRFLETNLFGEDFEKVYAKGQQLINDYGLANELANGKTITFDDIGFYGKNDAIVMYDIRKLHQIIPPAPYLK